From Mycoplasmopsis gallinacea, the proteins below share one genomic window:
- the ruvB gene encoding Holliday junction branch migration DNA helicase RuvB, protein MNLDLRPLNFKEFIGQEKIKKTLQVMIKSAKVQNKPIDHILFYGMPGMGKTTLATIIANESDNNIHYVQGSNIEKKSDLISILSILKENDIVFIDEIHSINKGVVEFLYSAMEDFVFDLIIGAEGNSKAMRMKLKPFTLIGATTKLNEIVQPFKDRFGYLCRLSSYTLENMIEIIQKSSNALKIEIQENLIRLIAEYSRSTPRLANHLLKRINDFSISQEQKEIDKRIIMKTFKNLDLYEFGLTKDHIEYMSILKDGFEEKCVSLDTLCGLLLNSKENIINEIEPILLYLKLIEKNSRGRRITSKGIDYLIRQKLHK, encoded by the coding sequence ATGAACTTGGATCTAAGGCCGCTTAATTTTAAAGAATTTATTGGTCAAGAAAAAATTAAAAAAACACTACAAGTAATGATTAAAAGCGCTAAGGTTCAAAATAAGCCAATTGATCATATTCTTTTTTATGGAATGCCTGGGATGGGAAAAACTACTCTTGCTACTATTATCGCTAATGAATCGGATAATAACATTCACTATGTGCAAGGGTCAAACATAGAGAAAAAGTCTGATTTAATCAGTATTTTATCAATACTTAAAGAAAATGATATTGTTTTTATTGATGAGATTCATAGTATCAATAAAGGAGTTGTTGAATTCCTATATTCAGCAATGGAGGATTTCGTTTTTGACTTAATTATAGGTGCAGAAGGCAATAGTAAAGCAATGAGAATGAAGCTTAAACCATTCACATTAATTGGTGCTACAACTAAATTAAATGAAATTGTACAGCCTTTTAAAGATCGCTTTGGTTATTTATGTAGACTTTCATCATATACACTTGAAAATATGATAGAGATTATTCAAAAATCTTCAAATGCACTCAAAATCGAAATTCAAGAAAACCTTATCCGCTTAATTGCTGAATATTCAAGATCTACACCTAGACTTGCTAATCATTTATTAAAAAGAATCAATGATTTTTCAATTTCACAAGAGCAAAAAGAAATTGACAAAAGAATTATCATGAAAACCTTTAAGAATTTGGATTTATATGAATTTGGACTCACAAAAGATCACATTGAATATATGAGCATTTTAAAAGATGGATTTGAAGAAAAATGTGTATCATTAGATACACTTTGCGGACTTTTACTGAACTCAAAAGAGAACATAATAAATGAAATTGAACCTATTTTGCTTTATTTAAAGCTAATTGAAAAAAATTCTAGAGGAAGAAGAATTACAAGCAAAGGTATTGACTATTTAATTAGACAAAAATTGCATAAATAA
- the ruvA gene encoding Holliday junction branch migration protein RuvA → MILYKIGEIVYKNFNNLILENKGEGHIVNVANESRYNVGQKIKLYLYDYRTDYLCNTYGFKDFKERLLFVDLIAIDKVGPKIAMAILDKGWELVASWIAEDKWSDLATINFVSEKVAKNICNELQRKWAKITSNISKKTKEDLNNISEVSKTLETLGFKKKQIEYALENLKTKTNIDQMVEDSIKIIATKGQNELGSKAA, encoded by the coding sequence ATGATACTTTATAAAATTGGAGAAATTGTATATAAAAACTTTAACAACTTAATATTAGAAAATAAAGGTGAAGGACACATTGTTAATGTAGCAAATGAATCTCGCTATAATGTAGGACAAAAAATCAAATTATATTTATATGATTACAGAACTGATTATTTATGTAACACATATGGATTTAAAGATTTTAAGGAAAGACTTCTTTTTGTTGATTTAATCGCGATTGACAAAGTCGGTCCAAAAATAGCTATGGCAATTCTTGATAAAGGATGAGAATTAGTTGCTTCATGAATTGCTGAAGATAAATGAAGCGATCTTGCTACCATTAACTTCGTTTCAGAAAAAGTTGCAAAAAATATTTGCAATGAATTACAAAGAAAATGAGCAAAAATTACTTCTAATATTTCTAAAAAAACTAAGGAAGATTTAAATAACATCTCTGAAGTTTCAAAAACGCTTGAAACATTAGGATTTAAGAAAAAACAAATTGAATATGCTTTAGAAAACTTAAAAACAAAAACTAATATTGACCAAATGGTTGAAGATAGCATTAAAATAATAGCAACTAAGGGTCAAAATGAACTTGGATCTAAGGCCGCTTAA
- the rpmF gene encoding 50S ribosomal protein L32 produces MAIVPKRKTSKQRKHKRNSHSALTMPNLVACPNCTMMKEQHVVCRECGFYKGQKVAGFVANQDRIAK; encoded by the coding sequence ATGGCTATTGTTCCTAAACGTAAGACTTCTAAACAACGTAAACACAAAAGAAATTCTCACAGTGCATTAACAATGCCTAACCTTGTAGCTTGCCCAAACTGTACAATGATGAAAGAACAACACGTTGTATGTAGAGAATGTGGATTCTATAAAGGACAAAAAGTTGCTGGTTTTGTTGCAAACCAAGACCGTATTGCTAAATAA
- a CDS encoding MnuA family membrane nuclease produces MKKKRMKKAPIISSVASVAIAAIAIGGYFVYDKFFKTEQTTTNKNISLNKEGFNITHWNILNYGGKNSNKGSLKVTGITEILANLDSSIIGLTEINHGAGDKVANIVERLNKLQSKHNYASIIQNENDAVNPDFENSREQIAVLYDQNVFKPINFNGLTQNQMSFKQPIKFVGADKNTTYTRFPMINYFENKVNGAKVATIFAHFDSPDSNSKNGESDVKLPDNYQGVNISKSGQGSQEVSEAFGLAQVFEFVKKYVDPETTIIFGGDTNIKPNNNAIFQHFEDINKYQTYYNSVDLEIYETSLGSSSSNPYANPYDKFLFIEGKKLDVIDANENPSQQYKELFKYDIVNMFNKYSEKYDRLKYRQLFKKENSTASDSDFNIVRKISDHAPITMTVVYKK; encoded by the coding sequence ATGAAAAAGAAAAGAATGAAAAAAGCACCAATAATTTCTTCAGTTGCTTCAGTAGCAATTGCTGCTATTGCAATTGGTGGTTATTTTGTTTATGATAAATTTTTCAAAACAGAGCAAACCACCACAAATAAAAATATTTCATTGAATAAAGAAGGATTTAACATAACTCATTGAAACATCCTTAATTATGGTGGTAAAAATTCAAATAAAGGTTCATTAAAAGTAACAGGAATCACTGAAATTCTTGCTAATTTAGATTCTTCAATTATTGGCTTAACTGAAATTAATCACGGAGCAGGAGATAAAGTTGCAAACATTGTTGAAAGGTTAAACAAACTTCAAAGTAAGCATAATTACGCTTCAATTATTCAAAATGAAAATGATGCAGTTAATCCGGATTTTGAAAACTCAAGAGAGCAAATTGCTGTTCTTTATGACCAAAATGTTTTTAAACCTATTAATTTTAATGGTTTAACTCAAAATCAAATGTCATTTAAGCAACCTATAAAATTTGTTGGTGCGGATAAAAATACAACTTATACAAGATTTCCAATGATAAACTACTTTGAAAACAAAGTAAATGGTGCTAAAGTTGCTACTATTTTTGCGCACTTTGATTCACCAGATAGTAATTCTAAAAATGGTGAAAGTGATGTAAAACTGCCAGATAATTATCAAGGAGTAAATATTAGTAAATCAGGACAAGGAAGTCAAGAAGTATCAGAAGCTTTTGGACTTGCACAAGTATTTGAGTTTGTGAAAAAATATGTCGATCCTGAAACCACTATTATTTTTGGCGGGGATACAAATATTAAACCTAATAATAATGCTATTTTTCAACACTTTGAAGATATTAATAAATACCAAACTTACTACAATTCAGTTGATTTAGAAATTTATGAAACTAGTTTAGGATCAAGTAGTTCAAACCCTTATGCAAACCCATATGACAAGTTTCTTTTTATAGAAGGTAAAAAACTTGATGTAATCGATGCAAACGAAAATCCTTCACAACAGTACAAAGAACTTTTTAAATATGACATTGTTAATATGTTTAATAAATATTCGGAAAAATATGATCGCTTAAAATACCGTCAGTTATTTAAAAAAGAAAATTCTACTGCTTCTGACTCAGATTTTAATATAGTTAGAAAAATAAGCGATCATGCTCCTATAACTATGACTGTTGTGTATAAAAAATAA
- a CDS encoding nucleotidyltransferase, whose protein sequence is MFLREKRPHVGIVVEYNPFHNGHIYQIEQIKKMFPNCKITVAMSYKYSQRGEIIIAPWRVRKKYAKKYGVDKFVKLHTDISAQAAHIFASEAVLKLAKKSINYLVFGSETNDVDLFLKIANLIKNNSDQYNLLIKKYLKQKGNSFPRATNLALSELSGSNITMPNDILGLEYVKTIVNHNLDITPISILRTIDFHSEETNNQFASASKIRSMLVNGEDISPFTPIPRYKMTSKNISDTYKKFQKIVINTQKEKLAKMKMITEGMENLFKKNIHLETYEEFVEACVSKRYTRSRIKRAYLFVLLKKYK, encoded by the coding sequence ATGTTTTTAAGAGAAAAAAGGCCACATGTAGGTATAGTTGTAGAATATAATCCCTTTCATAATGGGCACATTTATCAAATTGAACAAATTAAAAAAATGTTTCCAAATTGCAAAATAACTGTTGCAATGAGCTATAAATACTCTCAAAGAGGTGAAATAATCATAGCTCCTTGAAGAGTAAGAAAAAAATATGCTAAAAAATATGGTGTAGATAAATTTGTGAAGCTTCATACTGATATTTCAGCTCAAGCTGCTCATATTTTTGCATCTGAAGCTGTCTTAAAATTAGCTAAAAAAAGTATCAATTACTTAGTTTTTGGATCTGAAACCAACGATGTGGATTTATTTTTAAAAATTGCTAATTTAATTAAAAATAACTCAGATCAATACAACCTTCTTATTAAAAAATATTTAAAACAAAAAGGTAATTCTTTTCCTAGAGCAACTAATTTAGCTTTAAGCGAGCTTTCAGGAAGCAATATCACAATGCCTAATGACATTTTAGGTCTTGAATATGTCAAGACCATCGTTAATCACAATTTGGATATTACTCCAATTTCAATTTTAAGAACGATTGATTTTCATTCCGAAGAGACAAATAATCAATTTGCTTCAGCTTCAAAAATTCGTTCAATGCTTGTAAACGGTGAAGATATTTCTCCTTTTACCCCTATACCTAGGTATAAAATGACTTCTAAAAATATTAGTGATACTTACAAAAAGTTCCAAAAAATTGTTATCAATACTCAAAAAGAAAAGCTCGCAAAAATGAAGATGATCACTGAGGGAATGGAAAATTTATTTAAGAAAAACATTCATTTAGAAACTTATGAAGAGTTTGTAGAAGCCTGCGTTTCTAAGCGTTATACCCGCAGTAGAATTAAGCGAGCTTATCTTTTTGTTTTGCTTAAAAAATATAAATAA